From the Nodularia sphaerocarpa UHCC 0038 genome, the window AGACACAACACTCCATTTTTAAAGTCAGCCTGGACTTTATCGTTTTGGATGCGAGATGGTAGAGGTATTACTCTTTGAAATCTACCATAACGAAATTCTGAACGACGCATACCTCTTCTTTCTTCTTCCTTGATTTCAGATTTACGTTCACCAGTGACGGAAACTGTATCTGCGGCAACTTTTACATCTAAGTTTTGGGGGTCAATTCCTGGAATTTCCATCCACAGTCTGATCTCATCAGAGGTTTCTTCAAGTTCTGCTGCGGGTACAAATGTGAGTCTATCGCTGATGATTTCGCCTGTATC encodes:
- a CDS encoding Hsp20/alpha crystallin family protein, translating into MVLSRWEPFREIETIQRQMNRLLEQITPSSDTGEIISDRLTFVPAAELEETSDEIRLWMEIPGIDPQNLDVKVAADTVSVTGERKSEIKEEERRGMRRSEFRYGRFQRVIPLPSRIQNDKVQADFKNGVLCLTMPKAEEEKTRVVTVQLPGQSQQGEISGGKKEK